The Candidatus Bathyarchaeia archaeon genome window below encodes:
- a CDS encoding MEMO1 family protein has protein sequence MSAKIRYARYAGSFYAGSRDSLRRQIEECFMHRFGPGKLPVVPEKGSRRIIGLVCPHAGYMYSGSVAANAYYQLALDGRADVFVILGPNHQGIGSGVAIMNRGVWRTPLGDIEVDGDTAKEIIRYSEIIDIDESAHVYEHSIEVQLPFLQYIYGSQLKFVPICFLMQDLETGREVGRALAEALKDKNAVIIASTDMTHYEPHKRASEKDREAINAILNLDEDLFYHIIESRNVTACGYGPVIAMITAVKRLGAKSADLLSYKTSGDITGDLSAVVGYAAIAVTR, from the coding sequence TTGTCAGCTAAGATTAGATATGCCAGATATGCTGGGAGCTTCTATGCTGGCTCAAGGGATTCTTTAAGAAGACAGATAGAGGAGTGTTTTATGCATAGGTTTGGTCCGGGGAAACTTCCTGTGGTTCCCGAAAAGGGTTCTAGGAGAATAATTGGTCTTGTTTGTCCACATGCTGGATACATGTATTCTGGCTCGGTAGCTGCTAATGCATATTATCAGCTCGCTTTAGATGGTCGGGCTGATGTATTCGTGATTTTAGGTCCGAACCATCAAGGAATTGGGAGCGGGGTTGCAATTATGAATCGCGGTGTCTGGCGTACACCTTTAGGAGATATCGAGGTGGATGGTGATACGGCTAAGGAGATTATTCGTTATTCGGAGATAATCGATATCGATGAGTCAGCACATGTATATGAGCACTCAATAGAAGTTCAACTACCATTCCTACAGTATATTTATGGTTCACAGCTTAAATTTGTCCCAATATGTTTTCTAATGCAGGACTTAGAGACCGGACGTGAAGTCGGTCGGGCGCTTGCTGAAGCCCTTAAAGATAAAAACGCCGTTATAATAGCTTCAACCGATATGACCCATTACGAGCCTCATAAAAGGGCAAGTGAAAAGGATAGGGAGGCAATAAACGCAATTCTTAATCTCGATGAGGATCTATTCTATCATATTATAGAATCACGCAATGTAACGGCGTGCGGATACGGTCCCGTAATAGCTATGATAACAGCTGTGAAGAGGCTAGGGGCTAAAAGCGCTGATCTACTGAGCTATAAAACTAGCGGTGATATAACTGGTGATCTCTCAGCCGTTGTTGGTTACGCGGCTATAGCAGTAACTAGGTAA
- the rpsB gene encoding 30S ribosomal protein S2, with protein sequence MSSKEKTESETGAVTEALLLPQDILLSAGVHIGTKIKTKDMEPFIYKVRGDGLFVLDIKKIDERIRIAAKFLSRFDPPKIAATAVRLYAREPVAKFCEVTGATPVIGRFIPGLLLNPLYPGRIEPNVILVSDPRADAQAIREATDIGIPIVALCSTDNDFTNIDLVIPTNNKGRRSLAVIYWLLARQILRERGEIPYEGDLSIPIEEFEVKLAEKAQEE encoded by the coding sequence TTGTCATCAAAAGAGAAAACTGAAAGTGAAACTGGCGCAGTGACTGAAGCGCTGTTATTGCCGCAAGACATTTTATTATCAGCAGGAGTACATATTGGAACAAAGATTAAGACTAAGGATATGGAACCCTTCATTTATAAGGTTAGAGGCGATGGACTTTTTGTGTTAGATATAAAGAAGATCGATGAAAGGATAAGAATTGCCGCAAAGTTTCTTAGCAGGTTTGATCCACCTAAAATTGCGGCTACAGCGGTTAGGCTTTACGCTAGGGAGCCTGTTGCAAAGTTTTGTGAGGTTACGGGGGCAACACCAGTCATTGGACGGTTCATCCCAGGTTTATTATTGAACCCGCTTTATCCCGGCAGAATTGAACCGAATGTTATATTGGTTTCAGATCCGAGGGCGGATGCGCAAGCTATCAGAGAGGCGACTGACATTGGAATACCAATAGTGGCCTTATGCAGTACGGACAATGATTTTACAAATATAGATTTAGTCATACCTACGAATAATAAAGGTAGAAGATCCCTTGCAGTGATATATTGGCTTTTAGCTAGGCAAATTCTACGTGAGAGAGGGGAGATTCCATACGAGGGGGATCTCTCAATTCCAATAGAGGAGTTTGAAGTTAAATTGGCTGAGAAGGCGCAGGAAGAATAG
- the eno gene encoding phosphopyruvate hydratase, with protein sequence MSTIIEDVKARKILNSRGEATIEVEVTTSDGFGIASAPSGASRGKAEAVAYPPGGVDEAIRKVEELIAPELIGMSADEQEKIDNLLHELDGTEIFMNIGGNTAYAISLAVADAAANSYNMPLFQYLGGYLACYLPYPLGNVLGGGKHALGKVPDIQEFLVLPIGAKTFMSAAEANVKVHRRLRDLLIKVDPYFTGGRGDEGAWAPNISNDKALEVVSKACEEVSNEVGFECRVGLDIASSSLWDEKKQRYVYKSEGVERDPGEQLEYILGLIENYKLIYVEDPFHEEDFESFRELTSKVKGCLICGDDLFVTNEKRLNIGVANKAGNAIIIKVNQVGTLTDAWRTTKLAKESGYVPIVSHRSGETTSYHIAHLAVGFSCPIIKTGVLGGERVAKINELIYIEEILGEKAKMSRLKI encoded by the coding sequence TTGTCAACTATAATTGAGGATGTAAAGGCTAGGAAGATTCTAAACAGTAGGGGAGAAGCAACAATAGAGGTTGAGGTGACTACAAGTGATGGCTTCGGTATAGCGTCTGCTCCTAGTGGTGCAAGTAGGGGTAAAGCTGAGGCAGTAGCATATCCGCCCGGAGGGGTCGATGAAGCAATTAGAAAAGTTGAGGAGCTCATTGCACCTGAGCTTATTGGGATGAGTGCTGATGAACAGGAGAAAATAGATAATCTTCTTCATGAGCTTGATGGAACTGAAATCTTCATGAATATTGGTGGAAACACTGCCTACGCTATATCTTTAGCTGTCGCTGATGCTGCTGCCAACTCATATAATATGCCGTTATTCCAGTATTTGGGCGGTTATCTAGCGTGTTATTTGCCCTATCCACTTGGAAATGTTTTGGGTGGGGGAAAACATGCTTTAGGCAAGGTTCCGGATATACAGGAGTTTCTGGTCTTGCCAATTGGAGCTAAAACATTTATGTCTGCTGCTGAGGCTAACGTTAAGGTTCATAGAAGATTGAGAGATTTACTTATCAAAGTTGATCCATATTTTACTGGCGGGAGAGGAGATGAGGGAGCTTGGGCTCCGAACATATCAAATGATAAAGCTTTAGAGGTTGTTTCAAAGGCATGTGAGGAAGTTTCTAATGAAGTTGGCTTTGAATGCAGGGTCGGCTTAGATATTGCTTCCTCATCACTCTGGGACGAGAAGAAGCAGCGTTACGTATATAAAAGCGAGGGTGTTGAGAGAGATCCGGGTGAACAGCTTGAGTATATCTTGGGTTTAATTGAGAACTATAAGCTCATTTATGTTGAGGATCCATTTCATGAGGAGGATTTTGAAAGCTTTAGGGAGCTGACATCAAAAGTTAAGGGCTGCCTAATATGTGGTGATGATTTATTCGTTACAAACGAGAAGCGCCTTAACATTGGTGTGGCGAATAAGGCTGGGAATGCAATAATAATTAAAGTGAACCAGGTTGGAACATTAACTGATGCGTGGAGAACGACGAAGCTTGCCAAAGAGAGCGGGTATGTGCCAATAGTATCGCATAGATCTGGTGAAACAACCTCCTACCATATTGCCCACTTAGCTGTTGGCTTCAGCTGCCCAATAATAAAAACTGGGGTTCTTGGAGGGGAACGTGTGGCGAAGATAAATGAACTTATATATATCGAGGAGATTCTGGGCGAAAAAGCTAAAATGTCTAGGCTGAAAATTTAG
- a CDS encoding DNA-directed RNA polymerase subunit N: protein MIIPVRCFTCGKLIGDKWEEFAKRVKSGENPGKVLDSLGLTRYCCRRMLLSHVEIIDEIIKFYEKRFESEEE from the coding sequence ATGATAATTCCAGTTAGATGCTTCACATGTGGAAAACTTATAGGAGATAAATGGGAGGAGTTTGCTAAGAGAGTTAAGAGTGGAGAGAATCCGGGGAAAGTTTTAGATAGTTTAGGTTTAACTCGATATTGCTGTAGGCGTATGCTTTTATCACATGTTGAAATAATAGATGAGATCATAAAATTTTATGAGAAGAGGTTTGAGTCTGAGGAGGAGTAA
- a CDS encoding 30S ribosomal protein S9 encodes MSSQSSKKVLVVSGKRKTAVAKAIVKPGMGRIRINNVPLEIYEPEVARLKILEPLIETGEEVWRGLDINVKVRGGGFMGQAEAARMAIARALVKWTKSAHLKSTFLKLDRTLIAGDPRRKEPKKFGGPGARARDQKSYR; translated from the coding sequence ATGTCAAGCCAATCTTCAAAGAAGGTTTTGGTTGTGAGCGGGAAGCGAAAGACCGCTGTTGCAAAGGCTATCGTTAAGCCTGGAATGGGTAGAATACGAATAAATAATGTGCCGCTAGAGATATATGAGCCTGAAGTTGCACGTTTAAAGATTCTTGAACCCCTCATAGAGACTGGGGAGGAGGTTTGGAGGGGTTTAGATATAAATGTTAAGGTTAGGGGCGGCGGCTTTATGGGTCAGGCTGAAGCTGCGCGAATGGCTATTGCTAGAGCGCTTGTCAAATGGACTAAAAGCGCTCATCTTAAATCAACCTTCCTCAAACTTGACAGGACATTGATAGCTGGTGACCCTAGGAGGAAGGAGCCGAAGAAATTTGGCGGTCCAGGGGCAAGGGCTAGAGACCAGAAGAGTTATAGGTAA
- the rplM gene encoding 50S ribosomal protein L13 → MTVINAKGLILGRMASVVAKRLLNGEKIIIVNAGDAVISGNKYSIIKAAHKYLQIGHPGKGPLHPRRPGRIVKRAIRGMLPYKSPRGREALKRLRVYVSIPENLKGMRLETIPEADVRRLSGPYITVSELSQYIEG, encoded by the coding sequence ATAACAGTAATTAATGCGAAAGGATTAATTCTTGGGAGAATGGCTAGTGTTGTAGCTAAGAGACTTCTCAATGGCGAGAAAATCATCATAGTTAATGCAGGTGACGCAGTTATATCAGGCAATAAATATAGTATAATTAAGGCGGCGCATAAATATCTTCAAATAGGTCATCCTGGAAAAGGTCCCCTTCATCCTAGACGTCCGGGTCGAATAGTTAAGAGAGCTATACGGGGTATGCTACCATATAAGAGTCCTCGTGGGAGAGAAGCCCTAAAGAGATTAAGAGTGTATGTGAGTATTCCGGAAAATCTCAAAGGGATGAGATTAGAAACGATTCCGGAAGCTGATGTTAGAAGACTGAGCGGCCCCTACATAACTGTTTCTGAATTGTCACAGTATATTGAGGGATGA
- a CDS encoding 50S ribosomal protein L18e, with translation MSRKKIRATNPELISLIRLLRKAAKENEANIWRSVAEHLSKPRRKRIAVNVSRINRYTCEGDEVIVPGKVLGAGLIKHPVKVAALDFSERARQKIIGAKGKCLSIPELIKLNPKGSNVKIIG, from the coding sequence ATGAGCCGAAAAAAGATTAGGGCAACAAATCCTGAGCTTATAAGTTTAATACGTTTGCTTAGGAAGGCTGCTAAGGAGAATGAGGCTAATATATGGAGATCAGTAGCTGAACATTTATCTAAGCCCAGAAGAAAAAGAATAGCTGTCAATGTGAGTCGTATAAACCGCTATACGTGTGAAGGGGATGAAGTTATTGTTCCAGGGAAAGTTTTAGGGGCTGGATTAATTAAGCATCCGGTTAAGGTAGCGGCTCTGGATTTTTCGGAGCGGGCGCGTCAAAAAATAATTGGAGCTAAGGGGAAATGTTTATCCATACCTGAGCTCATAAAATTGAATCCTAAAGGCTCGAATGTTAAAATAATTGGGTGA
- a CDS encoding DNA-directed RNA polymerase subunit D yields MRVKLLKKDNLTAHFIVEGINAPLANTLRRIILSEVPTMAIDDVVIYENSSVLHDEMLALRLGLIPLKTDLDSYNLPEKCSCKSELGCPLCRAILTLDVKADSGVRTVYSGDLIPENPNIAPISDRIPIVKLARGQRIRLEAYAKLGRGKVHAKWQPVSACTYRYKPIVRIDYSRCNACGKCAEICPRRVFVEEDGKVVVAREMECILCTDCIKVCDVKPPPIQISWDDSVFIFYVESVGSLSVERIIFEALKIYEEKFMEFMNLLEGLVNEPKKD; encoded by the coding sequence ATGCGTGTGAAGTTGCTTAAGAAAGATAATTTAACGGCGCATTTTATAGTTGAGGGTATAAATGCTCCACTGGCGAATACGCTTAGGAGAATAATTCTATCGGAAGTTCCAACAATGGCGATAGATGATGTCGTAATATATGAGAATTCGTCGGTTTTGCATGATGAGATGCTTGCATTAAGACTTGGATTAATCCCCCTTAAAACAGACTTAGACTCATATAATCTACCTGAGAAATGTAGTTGTAAAAGCGAGCTTGGCTGTCCCCTATGTAGGGCTATTCTAACACTTGATGTTAAAGCTGATAGCGGAGTTCGCACAGTTTATTCAGGCGATTTAATACCTGAGAACCCGAATATCGCTCCCATAAGCGATAGAATTCCAATAGTTAAGCTTGCGAGGGGACAGAGGATAAGGCTTGAAGCATATGCAAAGCTTGGTAGAGGTAAAGTTCATGCAAAATGGCAGCCCGTTTCGGCATGCACATACAGATATAAACCAATAGTGAGAATTGATTATTCAAGATGTAATGCATGTGGAAAATGTGCTGAAATTTGTCCAAGAAGGGTTTTTGTAGAGGAAGATGGAAAAGTAGTGGTTGCAAGGGAAATGGAATGTATACTATGTACGGACTGTATTAAGGTTTGTGATGTTAAACCTCCTCCAATACAAATAAGCTGGGATGATAGTGTCTTTATTTTTTATGTTGAATCAGTAGGTTCTCTGTCAGTTGAACGCATAATATTTGAGGCCTTAAAAATCTATGAAGAAAAGTTTATGGAATTCATGAATTTACTTGAGGGATTAGTGAATGAGCCGAAAAAAGATTAG
- a CDS encoding 30S ribosomal protein S11 has product MSRKEEKWGVAHIYSSYNNTIVHITDLSGAETIARASGGMFVKADRQESSPYAAMRAAAYAAQIAKDKGITAIHIKVRAPGGSGPRTPGPGAQAAIRALARAGFKMIGRIEEVTPLPHDGTRRKGGRRGRRV; this is encoded by the coding sequence ATGAGTAGGAAGGAGGAGAAATGGGGGGTTGCCCACATATACAGTTCATATAATAATACGATAGTCCATATAACTGATCTCTCCGGAGCAGAAACAATTGCGAGGGCTTCAGGTGGGATGTTTGTTAAAGCCGATAGGCAGGAGTCCTCACCATATGCAGCAATGAGAGCAGCGGCATACGCGGCGCAGATAGCTAAAGATAAGGGGATAACAGCTATACATATAAAGGTTCGCGCCCCAGGAGGATCGGGACCGAGAACTCCTGGTCCTGGAGCGCAGGCTGCTATTAGGGCATTGGCTAGGGCTGGCTTTAAAATGATTGGGCGTATAGAGGAGGTTACGCCTCTGCCGCATGATGGAACCAGGCGTAAGGGTGGACGTAGGGGTAGAAGAGTATAG
- a CDS encoding 30S ribosomal protein S4 produces MGDPKKPKKKYESPRFPWRSDILQNELVLLGQYGLRNKRELWRHKTMLSKFRSIARSILSMPAEERVKLESKLLGKLKRLGILSEHAVLDDVLDMTIEDILERRLQTIVFRKGLAKTIYQSRQLITHGHIAVNGRIIFSPSYLVTKEEEDNVTYAPTSSLNNPEHPLRLSLETAPKTGGR; encoded by the coding sequence ATGGGTGATCCGAAGAAACCGAAGAAGAAATATGAGTCCCCAAGGTTCCCCTGGAGAAGTGATATTCTTCAAAATGAGCTTGTTTTGCTTGGACAGTATGGTTTGAGAAATAAGCGTGAGCTTTGGCGTCATAAGACGATGCTCTCAAAGTTTAGAAGTATAGCAAGATCCATATTGAGTATGCCAGCTGAAGAGAGGGTTAAGCTCGAATCTAAGCTTCTGGGGAAATTGAAGCGTTTGGGGATTCTGTCCGAACATGCAGTGTTGGATGACGTTTTAGATATGACCATTGAAGATATTTTGGAGAGGAGGTTACAGACAATAGTCTTTAGGAAGGGTTTGGCCAAGACTATTTATCAATCCCGGCAATTAATAACTCATGGACATATAGCGGTTAACGGTAGAATAATTTTTTCACCAAGCTACCTTGTTACTAAGGAAGAGGAAGATAATGTAACATATGCGCCTACAAGTTCACTAAATAATCCAGAGCATCCATTAAGGTTATCTTTAGAGACTGCGCCTAAAACAGGTGGGAGGTAA
- a CDS encoding 30S ribosomal protein S13, translating into MSTEFKHIVRVIDRDLDGTKTVVDALSDIKGVGIRLATIVARKVGISPEMRIGYLSSEKIGEIEKIIKNLADYNVPFWLLNRRKDLESGKDRHLISSDIDLQVKADIEREKSIWSWRGYRHAYGLKVRGQRTRTTGRTGKTVGVSKKRR; encoded by the coding sequence ATGTCAACGGAATTTAAGCATATAGTCCGAGTAATAGATAGGGATTTAGATGGGACAAAAACGGTAGTAGATGCCCTAAGTGATATTAAAGGTGTTGGTATAAGATTGGCTACTATAGTAGCTAGGAAGGTTGGAATCTCACCTGAAATGAGAATAGGCTACTTATCTAGTGAAAAGATCGGGGAGATTGAGAAAATTATTAAGAATTTAGCCGATTATAATGTGCCATTCTGGCTTTTAAATCGCCGTAAAGATTTAGAATCAGGTAAAGATAGACATTTAATTTCTTCAGATATTGATTTGCAGGTTAAAGCTGATATAGAAAGGGAGAAAAGTATATGGTCATGGCGCGGTTACCGACATGCTTATGGACTTAAGGTTCGTGGGCAGAGAACTAGGACGACTGGCCGAACCGGTAAAACTGTGGGCGTTTCAAAGAAGAGAAGGTGA
- a CDS encoding Lrp/AsnC ligand binding domain-containing protein encodes MVSACVLIRTEHGRFEDVVKVVSQIRGVRRAFPVLGRYDVVAEVEASSMKDLGATVLRMGRLSGVVFTETLVEIEY; translated from the coding sequence TTGGTCTCGGCATGTGTCTTGATAAGAACTGAGCATGGTAGATTCGAGGATGTTGTTAAAGTGGTAAGTCAGATAAGAGGCGTGAGAAGGGCTTTTCCAGTTTTAGGGAGATATGATGTTGTAGCGGAAGTTGAGGCAAGCAGCATGAAAGATCTCGGAGCAACTGTTCTCAGAATGGGCAGATTAAGTGGCGTGGTTTTCACGGAAACCCTTGTAGAAATAGAATACTAG
- a CDS encoding Lrp/AsnC ligand binding domain-containing protein gives MLNACILLKVVPTKAEAILEAVRKVDGVKKAFFTYGRFDIVVFLELKDYAELRRATTIINGINGIRSTETLVEA, from the coding sequence ATGCTGAACGCATGTATATTACTTAAGGTTGTTCCAACAAAAGCTGAAGCAATCTTAGAAGCTGTTAGAAAAGTTGATGGTGTTAAAAAGGCGTTTTTCACATATGGCAGATTCGATATAGTTGTTTTTCTAGAATTAAAGGATTACGCTGAGCTACGAAGGGCAACAACCATAATAAACGGCATAAATGGTATAAGAAGCACGGAAACTCTTGTAGAGGCTTAA
- a CDS encoding D-aminoacyl-tRNA deacylase, which translates to MILFVASKVDIAGLNIANKLIEIFGFKKSDEKFLGNPVYLRDIKGSEGAMLILVDREPIDTQDLPYPENLRIVIFVSRHSSKSGTPTLSVHTPGNIGAAVLGGTPRKVSISPASAMKAALIEIKRSQEEMDLPYEVSYECTHHGPSLDIPAMFVELGSSLKQWQDTKAAEAVARGAMAAAENEKVYPTALGIGGQHYNEKFTRIALTSDIAFGHIIPKYALHEFDEEMLTQCIRRTAERIEKIILDWKGIKGADRGPLLKILGNISLKIERV; encoded by the coding sequence ATGATACTCTTCGTAGCATCCAAAGTTGATATAGCTGGCTTAAACATAGCTAATAAACTTATAGAGATATTTGGATTCAAAAAGAGCGACGAAAAATTCCTCGGAAACCCCGTATATTTAAGGGATATTAAAGGCTCTGAAGGGGCCATGCTAATTTTAGTTGACAGAGAACCAATTGATACGCAGGATTTACCCTATCCAGAAAACTTAAGAATAGTAATTTTTGTTTCAAGACATAGCAGTAAAAGTGGGACACCAACATTATCCGTTCATACGCCAGGGAACATTGGCGCCGCAGTACTCGGCGGAACCCCAAGGAAAGTATCGATTTCGCCAGCAAGCGCAATGAAAGCAGCATTAATTGAAATTAAGAGATCTCAGGAAGAAATGGATCTTCCTTATGAAGTATCTTACGAATGCACACATCATGGTCCATCACTCGATATTCCAGCAATGTTCGTTGAGCTAGGCAGCTCTTTGAAGCAATGGCAAGATACTAAAGCCGCTGAAGCAGTTGCAAGGGGAGCTATGGCGGCAGCCGAAAATGAAAAGGTTTATCCAACAGCTTTGGGAATTGGCGGGCAGCATTATAACGAGAAGTTCACGCGTATTGCATTAACAAGTGATATTGCTTTTGGACATATTATTCCTAAGTATGCTCTCCACGAATTCGATGAGGAGATGCTAACGCAATGTATAAGAAGAACAGCTGAGCGTATTGAAAAAATCATTCTTGATTGGAAGGGTATAAAAGGCGCTGATAGAGGCCCATTACTAAAAATTTTAGGAAATATTAGCTTAAAAATAGAGCGAGTTTAA
- a CDS encoding 50S ribosomal protein L10 codes for MAQLRQSLLEKAEKVEEIKSQLEKYRVLGIASLHKVRALQLQEIKKKIEGIAYLKVYKNTLVERALREFLNESNLKSLKAYMQGSNVYVFTNYNPFKLALILERSKVKVPAKAGDVATEDIIVPAGNTGLPPGPIISQLNAVGIPTRIEGGSVWVSRDTIVARKGEIINESLAAALSKLGIKPIELGLSLKTVYDMDTNVILSENDLKINFEDYRKNVELAYTQALNLALNSAYPTSETIVLLLQRALSEARNLALNSGAFIPDALPHLIMKAHFEALALEAKVRERTA; via the coding sequence ATGGCTCAACTACGTCAATCATTACTTGAGAAGGCTGAAAAAGTCGAGGAGATAAAAAGTCAATTAGAAAAGTATCGTGTTTTGGGGATTGCGAGCCTACATAAGGTTAGAGCATTACAGCTGCAGGAGATAAAGAAAAAAATTGAGGGGATAGCTTACTTAAAGGTTTACAAGAATACTCTGGTTGAGCGTGCACTTAGAGAGTTTTTAAATGAATCGAATCTTAAGAGTCTTAAGGCATATATGCAAGGCTCAAACGTATATGTGTTCACAAACTATAATCCATTTAAGCTAGCCTTAATTCTTGAAAGAAGTAAGGTTAAGGTGCCAGCTAAAGCTGGTGATGTTGCAACTGAAGATATAATTGTTCCAGCTGGCAACACCGGGCTCCCTCCGGGTCCAATAATTAGTCAGCTTAATGCTGTAGGTATACCGACGCGTATTGAAGGCGGAAGCGTTTGGGTTAGCAGGGATACGATTGTGGCTAGAAAGGGTGAAATCATAAATGAAAGCCTTGCAGCCGCTCTCTCTAAACTTGGTATTAAACCGATAGAGCTTGGTTTATCGCTTAAAACTGTATATGATATGGACACAAATGTTATTCTCTCGGAAAATGATCTGAAAATAAACTTTGAGGATTATAGGAAGAATGTTGAGCTAGCTTACACTCAAGCCTTGAATCTGGCTCTAAATTCAGCTTATCCAACATCCGAAACAATAGTGTTATTATTGCAGAGGGCATTATCTGAGGCCAGGAATTTGGCGCTAAATAGCGGAGCCTTTATACCGGATGCACTGCCCCACCTAATAATGAAAGCCCACTTTGAAGCTTTAGCATTAGAAGCTAAGGTTCGAGAGAGAACAGCGTAG
- a CDS encoding 50S ribosomal protein L1 produces the protein MSIERKYLKEALKELREKTPKRNFNQSIELIINLQDVDISKPENRIQEVIELPHSPRKKISVCVFASGDAALRARKAGADMVLEREEIESLAGDKKRQRQIAKQMNSFIATAPLMPIVGKIFGAILGPRGKMPTPIPPTADIEREIERHKRLVMVRTRGQPVLSCRVGTEDMSDEELIDNIDAVIKRVEGKLKRGIKNIASIYVKASMGPPVKVKIEED, from the coding sequence ATGTCAATAGAAAGAAAATATTTGAAAGAAGCCCTTAAAGAATTAAGAGAGAAGACTCCAAAGAGAAATTTTAATCAATCAATAGAGCTCATTATTAATCTTCAGGATGTTGATATAAGTAAACCTGAGAATAGGATACAAGAGGTTATTGAATTGCCACATTCTCCAAGGAAGAAAATCAGTGTATGCGTCTTTGCTTCGGGTGATGCTGCTTTAAGGGCCAGAAAAGCTGGAGCAGATATGGTCTTAGAGAGGGAGGAGATAGAGAGTTTAGCGGGTGATAAAAAGAGACAGAGACAAATAGCGAAGCAAATGAACTCCTTTATTGCAACAGCTCCTCTCATGCCTATAGTTGGCAAAATCTTTGGTGCAATTCTTGGTCCTAGAGGTAAGATGCCTACGCCTATTCCTCCAACCGCAGATATAGAGCGTGAAATTGAGAGACATAAAAGACTTGTTATGGTTAGGACTCGCGGTCAGCCTGTCTTAAGTTGTCGTGTTGGTACAGAAGATATGAGTGATGAGGAATTAATTGACAATATTGATGCTGTTATCAAGAGGGTTGAAGGAAAACTTAAGAGGGGAATTAAAAATATAGCCTCAATCTATGTTAAGGCATCTATGGGGCCACCAGTTAAGGTTAAAATTGAGGAGGACTAA
- a CDS encoding 50S ribosomal protein L11: MPAEKRVVDLVVSGGQATAGPPIGPALGPLGVNVVAVVNKINELTKEYAGMKVPVKVIVDPETKSFEVSVGIPTTSALIVKEAGIQKGSGKPNVEKVGNLSIMQIIKIAKIKRSSLLAKSLKASVKEIIGSCVSMGITIEGKDPKVVLREIDEGKYDDIIRSAEGMGQ, encoded by the coding sequence ATGCCAGCTGAGAAGAGAGTTGTTGATCTAGTAGTTAGCGGAGGGCAAGCAACGGCGGGGCCACCGATAGGACCAGCTCTAGGTCCATTAGGTGTTAATGTTGTCGCTGTCGTGAATAAGATTAATGAGTTAACAAAAGAATATGCTGGCATGAAAGTCCCAGTTAAAGTAATCGTTGATCCGGAGACAAAGTCATTTGAAGTGTCAGTTGGTATACCCACAACCTCGGCCTTAATAGTTAAAGAAGCTGGCATACAGAAGGGCTCGGGTAAACCTAATGTTGAAAAAGTTGGCAACTTATCAATTATGCAGATCATAAAAATTGCAAAGATAAAGCGGAGCAGTCTCTTAGCAAAAAGTCTTAAAGCTTCCGTTAAGGAGATTATTGGTAGCTGTGTTAGCATGGGTATTACTATTGAGGGGAAAGATCCGAAAGTTGTTTTAAGAGAGATCGATGAAGGAAAATATGATGATATAATTAGAAGCGCTGAGGGCATGGGACAATAA
- a CDS encoding transcription elongation factor Spt5 — protein sequence MGEESARIFTVSITVGQEKNVAKIIMGRVEVNNIPVKSILIPENLKGYIFIEADGPHIVERAVANIKHVKSRVQGTMSLSEIEKYILVKSIIEELDINDIVEIVSGPFKGMRAKVTDIDRSKEEITVELLEAAFTLPVTVPADYVKIASKGK from the coding sequence TTGGGTGAAGAATCTGCAAGAATCTTCACTGTAAGTATAACTGTTGGTCAAGAAAAGAATGTTGCTAAAATTATAATGGGTCGCGTTGAAGTAAACAATATACCAGTCAAGTCAATACTTATACCTGAAAATTTGAAGGGTTACATTTTTATCGAGGCTGATGGACCCCATATTGTTGAGCGGGCTGTTGCAAATATTAAGCATGTTAAGTCAAGGGTACAGGGCACTATGTCGCTTTCAGAGATTGAAAAATATATTTTGGTCAAATCTATAATAGAGGAACTAGATATTAACGATATTGTTGAAATTGTCAGCGGACCATTTAAAGGTATGAGAGCTAAAGTAACCGATATAGATAGGAGTAAAGAAGAGATAACCGTAGAATTGCTTGAAGCAGCCTTCACTCTCCCGGTTACCGTTCCTGCCGATTATGTAAAAATAGCATCTAAGGGGAAGTGA